One window of Lytechinus variegatus isolate NC3 chromosome 2, Lvar_3.0, whole genome shotgun sequence genomic DNA carries:
- the LOC121409715 gene encoding uncharacterized protein LOC121409715, producing the protein MTGKAEIDKFKSFIRKSETSENLKTSTDRDGDGVDKKDGRLNGLSARASAFSIASLIATDPVSSPSAEEREGDDSEHDSLYETDVGVYGGNLEESRSPRLQAPGDCTAPKRRRVALPHSRRIRSQSHDTPHTAPAGLESSQSEIVIGSQSRVHPGPDRILHDEVHDHVAVSDHAQRPAHEQMKQQRHIIQRNHRQPQRQFHHPHHYHHHSLVSLLREPVATSSTTTFERLGILRPEAGSPQRRANQVCRSCHDGAACWEEMAGIGCKLETKDLWDRFHELGTEMIITKSGRRMFPTLRVSFVGLHPMSSYSVYIDVVPLDNKRYRYAYHRSSWLVAGKADPSLPPRLSRHPDSPFTGEQLLKQFLSFEKVKLTNNELDKNGHVILNSMHRYQPRIHIVKNVASVDSDDDHRESSDTSHDVDGNDMDEVMNACRSRPQHVRTFVFSETSFTAVTAYQNQLITRLKIDSNPFAKGFRDSSRLSEFEREKVDILMKGHTYARNPTSPTREGVLTTMLADGVPKTFSLGALADESSCNLPIHLDSPLSFPLQRPPIRIGQPTISTFGDHLLPPSTLYYGPFGEHLLFPGESSNIPVGLLHGGSQDRDGGNHSSVRPTLINDGPDYRWNRYQSLLMKSNVPHLPQMFSKSFPEAPLAASRDGMQFRRIGRHPVT; encoded by the exons atgaCAGGCAAGGCGGAAATAGACAAATTCAAGTCTTTTATCAGAAAAAGCGAGACTTCGGAAAACTTGAAAACTTCGACGGATAGAGACGGCGATGGGGTGGATAAGAAAGATGGAAGATTGAACGGACTGTCGGCACGAGCATCAGCTTTCTCAATCGCATCCCTCATCGCAACAGATCCCGTATCTTCCCCGAGTGCGGAGGAGAGGGAAGGGGATGATTCGGAGCACGACTCGCTCTATGAAACTGACGTTGGTGTGTACGGAG GGAACCTAGAAGAATCTAGATCCCCAAGACTCCAAGCACCAGGCGACTGCACTGCACCAAAACGCCGGCGTGTCGCTCTTCCTCATAGTCGAAGAATTCGATCGCAATCGCACGATACACCACACACGGCACCAGCTGGATTAGAATCCAGTCAGAGTGAGATCGTCATCGGAAGCCAATCACGTGTTCATCCAGGGCCTGATAGGATTCTACACGACGAGGTTCACGATCATGTGGCAGTCAGCGACCACGCCCAACGTCCAGCACATGAGCAGATGAAACAGCAACGTCACATCATCCAACGCAATCATCGGCAACCTCAACGTCAATTTCATCATCcgcatcattaccatcatcacagCCTGGTCTCTCTTCTACGCGAACCAGTAGCGACATCGTCGACGACGACATTTGAGCGTTTGGGGATCTTACGACCGGAAGCAGGTTCCCCTCAGAGGAGAGCAAACCAAGTTTGTAGGAGTTGTCACGATGGTGCAGCGTGTTGGGAGGAGATGGCGGGGATCGGTTGCAAGCTTGAGACAAAAGATCTCTGGGATCGTTTTCATGAACTTGGCACCGAAATGATTATAACTAAATCTGGCAG ACGCATGTTTCCAACTCTTCGGGTCTCATTTGTTGGTTTGCATCCCATGTCATCTTACTCCGTGTACATTGACGTCGTACCATTAGATAACAAGCGGTACCGATATGCTTACCACCGGTCATCCTGGCTAGTAGCAGGCAAGGCCGACCCGTCATTGCCCCCGAGACTTTCCCGCCACCCCGACTCGCCCTTCACCGGAGAACAGCTGCTTAAACAGTTCTTATCATTCGAGAAGGTCAAGTTGACCAACAATGAATTGGATAAAAATGGACAT GTCATCTTGAATTCGATGCATCGCTACCAACCTCGGATACACATCGTGAAAAATGTAGCTTCTGTTGATAGCGATGATGACCACCGGGAGAGCAGCGACACGAGCCACGACGTCGATGGTAATGACATGGATGAAGTTATGAACGCTTGTCGATCAAGACCGCAACACGTCCGCACTTTCGTTTTCTCCGAGACATCATTCACAGCGGTGACAGCGTATCAGAACCAGCTG ATAACAAGATTAAAAATCGACAGCAATCCCTTCGCAAAAGGCTTCCGAGATTCTTCTCGGCTTTCAGAATTTGAGAg GGAAAAGGTTGATATCTTGATGAAAGGTCATACCTACGCCCGTAATCCAACCAGTCCAACGAGAGAGGGCGTCCTTACCACTATGTTGGCGGATGGAGTTCCGAAGACTTTCTCACTAGGAGCATTAGCAGATGAATCTTCGTGTAATCTGCCAATTCATCTAGACTCTCCCCTCTCCTTTCCGCTGCAGAGACCACCGATTCGGA TCGGACAACCTACCATATCTACTTTTGGTGACCATCTACTCCCGCCTTCCACATTATACTATGGCCCTTTCGGCGAACATCTTCTGTTTCCGGGTGAAAGTTCAAATATTCCTGTGGGACTTCTTCACGGCGGGAGTCAGGACAGAGATGGCGGTAATCACAGTTCAGTTAGACCAACGTTGATCAATGATGGACCTGACTACCGTTGGAATCGGTACCAATCTTTGCTTATGAAGAGTAATGTTCCTCATTTACCTCAAATGTTTAGCAAATCTTTTCCCGAAGCACCGTTAGCGGCCTCCAGAGATGGGATGCAGTTCCGACGCATCGGGCGCCATCCTGTCACCTGA